From a single Stackebrandtia endophytica genomic region:
- the atpD gene encoding F0F1 ATP synthase subunit beta, whose translation MSTAVSNGTGRVVRVIGPVVDIEFPRNAIPEMYFALKVDVKLSEGNKTLTMEVAQHLGENTVRAICMQPTDGLVRGAEVTSTGSPIKVPVGDGIKGHVFNTIGECLNLAPGEEIQAEDYWQIHRKPPAFAALEPKTEMLETGIKALDLLAPYVKGGKIGLFGGAGVGKTVLIQEMVIRVANNFGGSSVFAGVGERTREGNDMIAEMAESGVLEKTALVYGQMDEPPGTRLRVALSALTMAEYFRDVKNQEVLLFIDNIFRFTQAGSEVSTLLGRMPSAVGYQPTLADEMGELQERITSVRGKAITSMQAIYVPADDYTDPAPHTAFTHLDATTNLERKVSDKGIYPAIDPLASSSRILEPDVVGDEHYQVATEVKRILQKYNELQDIIAILGMDELSEEDKLTVARARRIERFLSQNTFAAKQFTGVEGSFVPVKETVEAFKKIAEGEYDHFPEQAFFMCGGLEDLHRKEEELRASAK comes from the coding sequence ATGTCGACCGCGGTAAGCAACGGAACGGGACGTGTCGTCCGGGTCATCGGCCCGGTCGTCGACATCGAGTTTCCGCGCAACGCGATACCCGAGATGTACTTCGCCCTCAAGGTGGATGTGAAGCTCTCCGAGGGCAACAAGACCCTCACCATGGAGGTTGCGCAGCACCTGGGTGAGAACACGGTGCGTGCGATTTGTATGCAGCCCACCGATGGTCTGGTGCGTGGCGCCGAGGTGACCAGCACCGGTTCACCGATCAAGGTGCCCGTCGGTGACGGCATCAAGGGTCACGTGTTCAACACCATTGGTGAGTGCCTGAACCTGGCTCCCGGTGAGGAGATCCAGGCCGAGGACTACTGGCAGATCCACCGCAAGCCCCCGGCGTTCGCCGCCCTGGAGCCCAAGACCGAGATGCTGGAGACCGGCATCAAGGCGCTGGACCTGTTGGCGCCGTACGTCAAGGGTGGAAAGATCGGTCTGTTCGGTGGTGCCGGTGTCGGTAAGACCGTTCTGATCCAGGAAATGGTTATCCGAGTCGCCAACAACTTCGGTGGTTCGTCGGTGTTCGCCGGTGTCGGTGAGCGTACCCGTGAGGGTAACGACATGATCGCCGAAATGGCGGAGTCGGGCGTTCTGGAGAAGACCGCTCTGGTCTACGGCCAGATGGATGAGCCGCCGGGCACCCGTCTGCGGGTCGCCCTGTCGGCGCTGACCATGGCGGAGTACTTCCGTGACGTCAAGAACCAGGAGGTGCTGCTCTTCATCGACAACATCTTCCGGTTCACGCAGGCCGGTTCCGAGGTGTCGACCCTGCTGGGCCGTATGCCGTCCGCGGTGGGTTACCAGCCGACCCTGGCCGACGAGATGGGTGAGCTGCAGGAGCGGATCACCTCCGTCCGAGGCAAGGCGATCACCTCGATGCAGGCGATCTACGTGCCCGCCGACGACTACACCGACCCGGCCCCTCACACCGCGTTCACCCACTTGGACGCCACCACCAACCTTGAGCGCAAGGTTTCCGACAAGGGTATTTACCCGGCGATCGACCCGTTGGCGTCGTCGTCTCGGATCCTGGAGCCCGATGTGGTCGGTGACGAGCACTACCAGGTGGCCACCGAGGTCAAGCGGATCCTGCAGAAGTACAACGAGCTGCAGGACATCATCGCGATTCTCGGTATGGACGAGCTGTCCGAAGAGGACAAGCTCACCGTGGCCCGTGCCCGTCGGATCGAGCGGTTCCTGTCGCAGAACACCTTCGCGGCGAAGCAGTTCACCGGCGTCGAGGGTTCGTTCGTCCCGGTGAAGGAGACCGTCGAGGCGTTCAAGAAGATCGCCGAGGGCGAGTACGACCACTTCCCCGAGCAGGCGTTCTTCATGTGCGGTGGTCTGGAAGACCTGCACCGCAAGGAAGAGGAGCTGCGCGCTTCGGCGAAGTAG
- a CDS encoding F0F1 ATP synthase subunit gamma, producing MGAQLRVLRRRIKSTQSIKKITKAMELVATSRVGKAQARVAASMPYANAITNVMTALASTASVDHPLLQPRVPVRRSGVLVVTSDKGQCGGYNANVIRVAEQLIARLAEEGKSPQLYVTGRKGIAYYKFRGREIADQWSGFSDKPLVTDAAEITKTLLAAFVSGADDDGDDPGDDGILGVDELHIVHTRFVSLLTQTPEAKQLAPMEVEEVEATEVPDLILPEYEFEPEPDALLDALLPKYLTTRVYAALIDASAAESAARRRAMKSATDNAEELIKTLTRERNAARQAEITQEISEIVGGASALAAAGSE from the coding sequence ATGGGTGCCCAGCTACGAGTGCTGCGGCGGCGCATCAAGTCAACTCAGTCCATCAAGAAGATCACGAAAGCGATGGAGCTGGTCGCCACCAGCCGGGTCGGTAAGGCCCAGGCTCGCGTGGCGGCATCGATGCCGTACGCCAACGCGATCACGAACGTGATGACTGCGCTGGCCTCGACCGCCAGTGTCGACCACCCGCTGTTGCAGCCGCGTGTCCCGGTCCGCCGTTCCGGCGTGCTCGTGGTCACCAGCGACAAGGGACAGTGCGGTGGTTACAACGCCAACGTGATCCGGGTCGCCGAGCAGTTGATCGCCCGGTTGGCCGAGGAGGGTAAGTCTCCGCAGCTGTACGTGACCGGCCGCAAGGGCATCGCGTACTACAAGTTCCGGGGCCGCGAGATCGCCGACCAATGGTCGGGTTTCTCGGACAAGCCTCTGGTCACGGATGCGGCCGAGATCACCAAGACGCTGCTGGCGGCCTTCGTCTCCGGCGCCGACGATGATGGTGACGACCCCGGTGACGACGGTATTCTGGGTGTCGACGAGCTGCACATCGTGCACACCCGGTTCGTCTCGCTGCTGACGCAGACCCCCGAGGCGAAGCAGTTGGCGCCGATGGAGGTCGAAGAGGTCGAGGCCACCGAGGTTCCCGACCTGATTCTGCCGGAGTACGAGTTCGAGCCGGAGCCGGACGCTCTGTTGGACGCGCTACTGCCGAAGTACCTGACGACTCGGGTGTACGCGGCGTTGATCGACGCCTCGGCCGCCGAGTCGGCGGCACGTCGGCGCGCGATGAAGAGCGCCACGGACAATGCGGAAGAACTGATCAAGACGCTGACGCGGGAACGTAACGCCGCCCGCCAGGCCGAGATCACCCAAGAGATCAGCGAGATCGTCGGCGGCGCGAGCGCGCTGGCCGCGGCGGGAAGTGAGTAA
- the atpE gene encoding ATP synthase F0 subunit C → MTGSLSVIGFGISAVGSAIGVALIFSAWISSTARQPETAGLTRPMMFVGAALAEALALFGLLLAFINA, encoded by the coding sequence ATGACTGGAAGCCTGAGCGTAATCGGGTTCGGTATCTCAGCGGTCGGTAGTGCGATCGGTGTGGCGCTGATCTTCTCCGCTTGGATCAGCTCCACCGCACGCCAGCCCGAGACCGCCGGCCTGACTCGTCCGATGATGTTCGTCGGCGCCGCTCTCGCTGAAGCGTTGGCTCTGTTCGGTCTGCTGCTCGCCTTCATCAACGCCTAG
- the atpA gene encoding F0F1 ATP synthase subunit alpha, with product MAELTISSDEIRNALDAYVSSYRPEVSREEVGVVTEAGDGIAIVEGLPSTMFNEILEFADGTIGIAQNLNPRDIGVVVLGDYAGIEEGQQVKRTGRVLSVPVGDKFLGRVVDALGAPIDDLGDIDAEGTRELELQAPNVMARQSVGESLETGIKAIDAMTAIGRGQRQLIIGDRKTGKTQVCIDTIINQKKNWESGDPTKQVRCIYVAIGQKASTIASVKGMLESHGAMEYTTIVASPASDPAGLKYLAPYTGSSIGQHWMYGGKHVLIIFDDLSKQAEAYRAISLLLRRPPGREAYPGDVFYLHSRLLERCAKLSDEMGGGSMTGLPIIETKAGDISQFIPTNVISITDGQVFLEEGLFNSGVRPAINVGTSVSRVGGAAQPKGMRKVAGSLRLDLAQFRELEAFSAFASDLDAASKAQLERGQRLVELLKQGAAEPYPMEEEIISIWAGTSGQVDSVPVGEVRRFESEFLAHLRHSHKSILETIADSGKLEDDTVTALTDAVTKFRDNFLAKDDSPNVNEAPAEALEGDVAVQTVQRVVPKKG from the coding sequence ATGGCAGAGCTGACCATCTCCTCTGATGAGATTCGTAACGCGCTAGACGCGTACGTGTCGTCGTACCGGCCGGAGGTCTCCCGCGAGGAGGTCGGTGTCGTCACCGAGGCCGGCGACGGAATCGCCATCGTGGAGGGCCTCCCCTCCACGATGTTCAACGAGATTCTGGAGTTCGCCGATGGCACCATCGGCATCGCCCAGAACCTGAACCCGCGTGACATCGGCGTCGTGGTCTTGGGTGACTACGCCGGTATCGAGGAAGGCCAGCAGGTCAAGCGGACCGGCCGAGTTCTGTCGGTGCCGGTCGGCGACAAGTTCCTCGGTCGCGTTGTCGACGCGCTGGGAGCCCCGATCGACGACCTCGGCGACATCGACGCCGAGGGAACCCGTGAGCTGGAACTGCAGGCACCCAACGTCATGGCGCGTCAGAGCGTCGGCGAGTCCCTGGAGACCGGCATCAAGGCGATCGACGCCATGACCGCCATCGGTCGTGGCCAGCGCCAGCTGATCATCGGTGACCGCAAGACCGGTAAGACCCAGGTCTGCATCGACACGATCATCAACCAGAAGAAGAACTGGGAGTCCGGCGACCCGACCAAGCAGGTCCGCTGCATCTACGTCGCCATCGGCCAGAAGGCTTCCACGATCGCCAGCGTCAAGGGCATGCTCGAGTCGCACGGCGCGATGGAGTACACCACCATCGTCGCCTCGCCCGCGTCCGACCCGGCCGGTCTGAAGTACCTGGCCCCGTACACCGGCTCGTCCATCGGACAGCACTGGATGTACGGCGGCAAGCACGTCCTGATCATCTTCGACGACCTGTCGAAGCAGGCCGAGGCCTACCGCGCGATCTCCCTGCTGCTGCGTCGCCCGCCGGGCCGTGAGGCCTACCCCGGTGACGTGTTCTACCTGCACTCCCGCCTGCTGGAGCGTTGCGCCAAGCTGTCGGACGAGATGGGCGGTGGCTCGATGACGGGTCTGCCGATCATTGAGACCAAGGCCGGTGACATCTCCCAGTTCATCCCGACCAACGTCATCTCCATCACCGACGGCCAGGTCTTCCTCGAAGAGGGTCTGTTCAACTCCGGTGTGCGTCCGGCCATCAACGTCGGTACGTCGGTGTCCCGTGTCGGTGGTGCCGCGCAGCCGAAGGGTATGCGTAAGGTCGCCGGTTCGCTGCGTCTGGACCTCGCCCAGTTCCGTGAGCTGGAGGCCTTCTCGGCCTTCGCCTCCGACCTGGACGCCGCGTCGAAGGCTCAGCTGGAGCGCGGTCAGCGTCTGGTCGAGCTGCTGAAGCAGGGCGCTGCCGAGCCTTACCCGATGGAAGAGGAGATCATCTCGATCTGGGCCGGTACCTCCGGTCAGGTCGACTCCGTTCCGGTCGGTGAGGTGCGACGCTTCGAGAGCGAGTTCCTGGCTCACCTGCGTCACAGCCACAAGAGCATTCTGGAGACCATCGCCGACTCCGGCAAGCTGGAGGACGACACGGTGACCGCGTTGACCGATGCGGTCACGAAGTTCCGTGACAACTTCTTGGCCAAGGATGACTCGCCGAACGTCAACGAGGCTCCGGCTGAAGCACTGGAAGGCGACGTAGCGGTTCAGACCGTGCAGCGCGTCGTCCCGAAGAAGGGCTAG
- a CDS encoding F0F1 ATP synthase subunit B: MNIAAGDGIGIIIPSWQEVVVGVVAFGLLCLVLMKFVFPKMEEMYQKRVDAIEGGIQRAEAAQAEANQLLEQYRQQLAEARTEAASIRDEARAESLAIKEDILTEARTESDRIIAAGRESLAASRQQLLTELRGEVGNIAVDLAGRIVGESLADEARRSGTVERFLSELDQGAESAGAR, translated from the coding sequence ATGAACATCGCAGCAGGTGACGGCATCGGGATCATCATCCCGTCATGGCAAGAAGTCGTCGTCGGCGTCGTCGCCTTCGGTTTGCTGTGTCTCGTGCTTATGAAGTTCGTCTTCCCCAAAATGGAGGAGATGTACCAGAAGCGCGTCGACGCGATCGAAGGTGGCATCCAACGCGCCGAAGCCGCACAGGCCGAGGCCAACCAGCTGCTGGAGCAATACCGGCAGCAGCTGGCCGAAGCACGTACCGAGGCCGCGAGCATCCGTGATGAAGCTCGTGCCGAATCGCTGGCCATTAAAGAGGACATCCTCACCGAGGCCCGCACCGAGTCCGACCGCATCATCGCGGCCGGTCGCGAATCGCTGGCGGCGTCACGTCAACAGCTGCTCACCGAACTGCGCGGCGAGGTCGGCAACATCGCCGTCGACCTGGCCGGTCGTATCGTCGGAGAGTCGTTGGCCGACGAGGCACGCCGTTCCGGCACCGTTGAACGGTTCCTGTCGGAACTGGATCAAGGCGCTGAGTCGGCGGGAGCACGCTGA
- the atpB gene encoding F0F1 ATP synthase subunit A, whose protein sequence is MIGAPVIRAEGFPPKVEDLHYADWIPGLPSGMLTTVTVSVFLAVGVIICFFLLSYRNPQIVPTRKQWVAESVYGFVRDGIARDLIGPEGIRFAAYFTTLFSFIAVTNLMGIIPFIQNSPNSHIAFPAMLGVITWLLYNFVGVKKHGFFGYIKASCIPNGTPWYMYPLIIPLEFLQNFILRPVTLAVRLFANMFAGHMILVVFILGGVALIEAGGWFVAASPLAFLMAIVMSFFEFFVMLLQAYVFTLLTAVYVQGSLADEH, encoded by the coding sequence GTGATAGGAGCTCCCGTTATACGCGCGGAGGGATTCCCCCCAAAGGTGGAGGACCTCCATTACGCCGACTGGATACCGGGGCTGCCGTCGGGGATGTTGACAACCGTCACCGTCTCGGTCTTCCTGGCCGTCGGCGTCATCATTTGCTTCTTCCTGCTCTCGTATCGCAACCCGCAAATCGTGCCCACACGTAAGCAATGGGTTGCCGAATCCGTCTACGGATTCGTCCGCGATGGCATTGCCCGCGATCTGATTGGCCCCGAGGGAATCAGGTTCGCCGCATACTTCACGACGCTCTTCAGTTTCATCGCGGTCACCAACCTGATGGGCATCATTCCGTTCATCCAGAACTCACCGAACTCGCATATCGCCTTCCCGGCGATGCTCGGTGTCATCACCTGGCTTCTGTACAACTTCGTAGGCGTCAAGAAGCACGGTTTCTTCGGCTACATCAAAGCCAGCTGTATCCCCAATGGAACTCCGTGGTACATGTACCCGTTGATCATTCCGTTGGAGTTCCTCCAGAACTTCATCCTGCGTCCGGTCACCCTCGCGGTGCGGTTGTTCGCCAACATGTTCGCCGGGCACATGATTCTGGTCGTGTTCATTCTGGGTGGTGTGGCTCTGATCGAAGCCGGCGGTTGGTTCGTGGCCGCTTCCCCGCTGGCATTCCTGATGGCGATCGTCATGAGCTTCTTCGAGTTCTTCGTCATGCTGCTGCAGGCGTACGTGTTCACCCTGCTGACCGCGGTCTACGTTCAGGGATCGCTCGCTGACGAACACTGA
- a CDS encoding F0F1 ATP synthase subunit delta: MSATGQESLQAGYDALAAYAKRVKPETLLKVAGELLAVRDAFANEPRLRRALTDPGQPVEARTGLAEQLLSGKVSAGSLKIVLALVKGRWATPGELLSGLESVGVDALLSTGLTQGVLGDVEDELFRFGRLVDGDSALASTLGDSSADTTGRVKLVNTLLSGKANPITVRLVELAVRGYGGRGFEAGIAALVDHTAAKRDQRVAYITVASPLPQDQENRLTERLSEIYRQPVSAQVTIDPEIVGGIRVQIGHDLYDGTVARRLTEARKALAGGR; this comes from the coding sequence ATGTCGGCCACCGGACAGGAATCGCTGCAAGCTGGTTACGACGCTCTGGCCGCCTACGCCAAGCGGGTCAAGCCTGAAACCTTGCTGAAGGTGGCCGGCGAGCTGCTCGCCGTTCGCGATGCGTTCGCGAACGAGCCTCGGCTGCGCCGCGCCCTCACCGACCCCGGGCAACCGGTCGAAGCCCGCACCGGGCTGGCCGAGCAGTTGCTGTCGGGCAAGGTGTCGGCAGGATCGTTGAAGATCGTTTTGGCCCTGGTGAAGGGCCGTTGGGCGACTCCTGGTGAGTTGCTCAGCGGACTCGAGTCGGTCGGCGTCGACGCGCTGTTGTCGACGGGTTTGACGCAGGGCGTTCTGGGTGACGTAGAGGACGAACTGTTCCGGTTCGGCCGCTTGGTCGATGGTGACTCGGCGCTGGCTAGCACGCTGGGTGATTCCAGCGCCGACACCACTGGCCGCGTCAAGCTGGTGAACACGCTGCTGTCCGGGAAGGCCAACCCCATCACGGTGCGTTTGGTCGAGCTGGCCGTCCGTGGATACGGTGGTCGTGGCTTCGAAGCCGGTATCGCCGCCCTGGTCGACCACACCGCCGCCAAGCGTGACCAACGCGTCGCCTACATCACGGTCGCTTCGCCGTTGCCGCAGGATCAGGAGAACCGGCTCACCGAACGTCTGTCGGAGATCTACCGGCAGCCGGTGTCGGCCCAGGTCACCATCGATCCTGAGATCGTCGGTGGCATACGTGTCCAAATCGGACACGACTTGTACGACGGCACCGTTGCCCGGCGCCTGACCGAAGCCCGAAAGGCGCTGGCCGGCGGTCGCTGA
- a CDS encoding GNAT family N-acetyltransferase, which translates to MVTIRPVVEGDLAALDTAFSAGEYFARRFADGRAGRCVLLAGWDGPTPVAHGYLWDAPDPESPQHLSAMESVRTHLAGVPLLQSLHVAANQRRRGIGRLMVAALERAAVDRGHRRVALGVDPDNIPALRLYQSLGYHDWPHGPIEISYDGVAEDGTTQTFTESSMMMLKDL; encoded by the coding sequence GTGGTTACGATTCGACCGGTCGTCGAGGGTGACCTCGCGGCGCTCGATACGGCTTTCTCCGCAGGCGAGTACTTCGCCCGGCGTTTCGCCGACGGCCGCGCCGGTCGCTGCGTGCTGCTCGCGGGCTGGGACGGGCCGACACCCGTGGCGCACGGCTATCTATGGGACGCACCAGATCCCGAGTCACCGCAGCATCTGTCCGCTATGGAGTCAGTGCGCACCCACCTCGCCGGCGTCCCACTGTTGCAGAGCCTGCACGTCGCGGCGAATCAGCGCCGCCGGGGCATCGGACGGCTCATGGTCGCCGCTCTGGAGCGGGCCGCCGTCGATCGGGGACATCGGCGGGTCGCCCTCGGCGTCGATCCCGACAACATTCCCGCGCTGCGCCTGTACCAGTCCCTCGGTTATCACGACTGGCCACATGGTCCCATCGAGATCAGCTACGACGGCGTCGCCGAGGACGGCACCACCCAAACCTTCACCGAGTCCTCGATGATGATGCTGAAGGACCTTTAG